Proteins encoded together in one Candidatus Sulfotelmatobacter sp. window:
- a CDS encoding shikimate kinase → MKKRFGQTVPAKRRKSIQPKRPIALPARVPGNSVFLVGFMGAGKSSIGRALGQRLNWIFEDLDDRIETCEGRTVAEIFRSSGEPGFRQAEHAALQQALRELDGGGARIVALGGGAFAQKENAALLKASGVPTVFLVAPVEELWRRCCTQASELAVERPLLRSLEQFQELYETRRKDYMKASVKVQTGNRSVDAIVDEIAETLGLKAIALRTEEGEVE, encoded by the coding sequence TTGAAGAAGCGTTTCGGCCAAACCGTGCCTGCGAAGCGACGGAAGAGTATTCAGCCGAAACGGCCGATTGCGCTGCCGGCCAGGGTTCCGGGGAATTCAGTTTTCCTGGTGGGCTTCATGGGGGCTGGGAAAAGCAGCATAGGCCGCGCCCTCGGGCAGCGGCTGAATTGGATCTTTGAGGATCTTGACGACCGCATCGAGACCTGCGAAGGGCGTACCGTGGCGGAGATTTTTCGGAGCTCCGGCGAGCCCGGGTTCCGGCAAGCGGAACACGCCGCGCTCCAGCAGGCGTTGCGGGAACTAGATGGCGGCGGCGCGAGAATCGTAGCCCTCGGTGGCGGGGCCTTTGCGCAGAAAGAAAATGCCGCGCTGCTGAAGGCCTCAGGCGTGCCCACTGTTTTTCTGGTGGCCCCGGTCGAGGAGTTATGGCGGCGCTGTTGCACCCAGGCGAGTGAACTTGCAGTTGAACGTCCGTTGCTCCGAAGTCTAGAGCAGTTTCAAGAACTCTACGAGACCCGTCGCAAAGACTACATGAAGGCTTCGGTGAAGGTTCAAACCGGGAATCGATCCGTGGACGCAATCGTAGACGAGATCGCGGAGACGCTGGGCCTGAAAGCAATCGCGCTACGCACCGAAGAAGGAGAAGTCGAGTGA
- a CDS encoding POTRA domain-containing protein, protein MLKRYATLLTAMILLWPAVLASGTESQANSSEAKRAPATQSVAGAYEGKIVQSIEIPGVAEPDREHILKLVPQKAGAPLDRGHIRDSIRVLYGTGRFADIQAEIAPSGNGVRLTFATSPNFFIGAVNVEGAPTRPTPNQIVNASKLQLGELYTQEKLDRALENIRQLMQEGGYYRARVTAESISAAPTQQVDVLFHITRGEQAHVGDVKVTGSSGLSSADIQNIAHFSRGDQITLARVTGSLQRLRKRFQKQKRALAQVSIAQQLYHPASNAVDFTFQIDPGPVVVIFALGYPVSKSTLKRQIPVYEENAVDDDLLNEGKRNLLDYLQTRGHFDAKVEIKKVSDAKTLKVIYQIDPGPVHKLVLVEIKGNKDFMDSAKLRSYLQIQAATRLDNHGRYSETLLKNDVATLEGLYRSSGFRQVKIETKVEDEYHGPNRLAVHIQIDEGVRTRVGEVHVLGTDKVAPSALPELSTQAGQPYSEQDLANDRERILTYYFDHGFPNASLEVTTKPSEQEANREDVTYTIQEGERFTVNKVMVAGTEHTRDYVVQRELQVKPRDPLSQQDLLNTQTRLYDLGIFSQVDTAVQNPEGTDPEKNVLVQLQEAQRYTFTYGAGLEFQTGQRAGTGGVSPRVEFDVTRLNLGGRDQTLTFQSHVGRLQQRGLISYAVPKLLDNDKFKLTYTIFYDNSLDVATFTSERLEGKIDLRQQFGNSGVEPGTRPGPNSLTYRMDFRLVKAYHFADGFSAGEISILSLPARVGGPGFTFIHDRRDNPLESTKGDYFTLDAFVSSSYFASEADFGRALAQHSTYYVLGKGKPGHQFVFARSTSLGLQQPFHGTVVRPPGACPTNPNTNESVCEGISLIPLPEQFFAGGGNSHRGFGLNQAGPRDPNSGFPVGGTAQFVNNMELRLPPVSLPLLGEGFGFAIFHDMGNVFTAPHDMLKGLLRWHQPDPNLCLPSSTTDTQCITQFDNSGYDYTSHAVGLGVRYKTPIGPLRFDFGYSLNPTRYFQAFTTTPSTGPPVTTIASQHLRHFNVFFSIGQPF, encoded by the coding sequence TTGCTGAAACGGTACGCGACACTTCTGACCGCGATGATCCTGCTGTGGCCGGCGGTCCTCGCGTCCGGGACAGAAAGCCAGGCGAACTCATCGGAGGCCAAGCGTGCGCCGGCAACACAGTCCGTGGCCGGCGCCTACGAGGGCAAAATCGTGCAATCGATCGAGATTCCCGGAGTAGCGGAGCCGGATCGAGAACACATCCTGAAACTAGTGCCGCAGAAAGCTGGAGCGCCGCTGGATCGAGGGCACATCCGCGACAGCATTCGGGTGCTCTACGGTACTGGCCGATTCGCCGACATCCAAGCGGAAATCGCGCCGTCTGGGAATGGCGTCAGATTAACTTTCGCCACCTCGCCGAACTTTTTTATTGGGGCGGTCAACGTGGAAGGCGCTCCCACGCGACCGACGCCAAACCAGATTGTCAACGCTTCGAAGCTGCAACTTGGCGAACTTTATACCCAGGAGAAACTGGATCGCGCGCTCGAAAACATCCGCCAACTCATGCAGGAGGGCGGCTACTACCGGGCGCGAGTTACCGCCGAGAGCATCTCGGCGGCCCCCACACAGCAGGTGGACGTGCTATTCCACATTACGCGGGGTGAGCAGGCGCATGTTGGTGACGTGAAAGTGACAGGCTCGTCGGGTTTGTCATCGGCGGATATTCAAAATATCGCGCACTTCAGTCGTGGAGACCAAATCACATTGGCCCGCGTGACCGGCTCCCTGCAACGACTGCGCAAGAGATTTCAGAAGCAGAAACGTGCATTGGCGCAGGTTTCGATTGCCCAGCAGTTGTATCACCCCGCGAGCAATGCGGTGGACTTTACCTTTCAGATCGATCCCGGGCCGGTGGTCGTAATTTTTGCCCTCGGCTATCCCGTCAGCAAAAGCACCCTGAAGCGGCAGATCCCCGTCTATGAAGAGAACGCCGTGGACGATGACCTGCTGAACGAGGGCAAGCGGAATTTGCTGGACTACCTTCAGACGCGCGGCCACTTCGACGCCAAAGTCGAAATTAAGAAAGTAAGCGATGCGAAGACCTTGAAGGTGATTTACCAGATCGACCCCGGTCCGGTGCACAAACTGGTACTGGTGGAGATCAAAGGCAATAAGGATTTCATGGATTCGGCAAAGCTGCGTTCGTATTTGCAGATTCAGGCGGCGACCCGCCTCGACAATCACGGGCGGTATAGCGAAACTTTGCTGAAGAACGACGTCGCCACGCTGGAAGGCCTTTATCGGTCAAGCGGATTCCGACAGGTCAAGATCGAAACCAAAGTGGAAGACGAGTATCACGGGCCCAACCGGCTGGCCGTTCACATTCAAATTGATGAAGGAGTTCGCACCCGGGTCGGCGAGGTGCATGTGCTGGGTACGGACAAGGTCGCCCCCAGCGCGCTGCCTGAATTGAGTACGCAGGCGGGGCAGCCTTATTCGGAGCAGGATCTGGCGAACGACCGGGAGAGAATCCTCACCTACTACTTCGATCACGGGTTTCCCAATGCCTCGCTGGAGGTCACGACCAAGCCCTCGGAGCAAGAGGCCAATCGCGAAGACGTTACCTATACCATCCAGGAGGGCGAGCGCTTCACGGTGAATAAGGTGATGGTGGCGGGAACCGAACACACCCGCGACTATGTGGTGCAGCGCGAATTGCAGGTAAAACCGAGAGATCCGCTTAGCCAGCAGGATCTGCTCAACACCCAGACCCGGCTCTACGATCTGGGCATTTTCAGCCAGGTGGACACAGCGGTGCAGAATCCGGAGGGTACCGATCCGGAGAAAAATGTTCTGGTCCAGTTACAGGAAGCCCAGCGGTACACGTTCACCTATGGCGCTGGTTTGGAGTTCCAGACCGGCCAGCGCGCGGGCACGGGCGGCGTGAGTCCTAGAGTTGAATTTGACGTGACGCGTCTGAACCTCGGCGGGCGAGACCAGACTCTGACCTTCCAGTCCCATGTGGGCCGACTGCAACAGCGCGGGCTGATCAGCTACGCCGTTCCGAAGCTGTTGGACAACGACAAGTTCAAGCTGACTTACACAATTTTCTACGACAATAGCCTGGACGTGGCCACGTTCACGTCGGAGCGCCTCGAGGGGAAGATCGACTTGCGGCAACAGTTTGGCAACTCCGGGGTCGAGCCTGGGACTCGCCCCGGACCCAACTCGCTGACCTATCGAATGGACTTCCGGCTAGTCAAGGCCTACCACTTTGCCGACGGATTCTCCGCTGGTGAAATTTCGATTCTCTCCCTCCCGGCGCGCGTGGGTGGCCCGGGATTCACGTTTATTCACGACAGGCGGGATAATCCACTGGAAAGCACCAAAGGAGACTATTTCACGCTCGATGCTTTTGTTTCATCCAGCTACTTCGCCTCGGAAGCCGATTTTGGCCGCGCACTGGCCCAGCACTCCACGTACTACGTTCTGGGAAAGGGCAAGCCCGGACATCAGTTTGTGTTTGCCCGTTCCACCAGCCTCGGCCTGCAGCAGCCATTTCACGGAACCGTCGTCCGGCCGCCGGGGGCGTGTCCCACAAATCCCAACACCAACGAATCCGTGTGCGAGGGGATTTCGCTGATTCCGTTGCCTGAGCAATTCTTTGCCGGTGGCGGCAACTCGCATCGCGGATTCGGGTTAAATCAGGCAGGACCTCGCGATCCAAATTCCGGCTTCCCGGTTGGGGGTACGGCGCAGTTCGTCAACAACATGGAGCTCCGTCTTCCTCCCGTCTCGCTGCCTTTGCTGGGGGAAGGATTCGGATTCGCCATCTTTCACGATATGGGGAACGTTTTTACAGCGCCGCACGACATGTTGAAAGGATTGCTGCGCTGGCACCAGCCCGATCCCAATCTATGCCTGCCCAGTAGTACAACGGACACTCAGTGCATTACCCAATTCGATAATTCAGGATATGATTACACTTCACACGCCGTAGGGTTGGGAGTACGCTACAAGACACCGATCGGTCCCTTGCGTTTTGATTTCGGGTACAGTCTGAATCCGACCCGTTATTTCCAGGCGTTCACGACCACGCCGAGCACCGGGCCTCCGGTAACCACAATCGCGTCGCAGCACCTGCGGCACTTCAACGTATTTTTCAGCATAGGCCAGCCATTCTGA
- a CDS encoding DUF4097 family beta strand repeat-containing protein: protein MSGRIIEVVAVAAMLAGSLASQTHITPTNPAATHKDYRFNVQPMARVSVNNPYGSISVKPSTGNVVVISAALASDKVEVDNNLVGNHVDVRSHLLPGADAQSGRVDYEIQVPADAGITLHSTTGPLRAERLHGDVTLEGAAATVEIRDIVGGHVHVKTLNGPVTLTNVQDGHIEIDSLSGEVTLNGVTGPLVQVISTSGNINYIGDFGDGGDYRFTSHSGDIEATVPDSTSADVSARSVRGEVHDDIPLQPKAHTWFVIKEGSAFWGTIGRAAVSSTVVLRSFNGKIHLRKRTGK from the coding sequence ATGAGCGGGCGCATTATCGAAGTTGTAGCTGTCGCCGCGATGCTGGCCGGATCGCTGGCTTCCCAGACCCACATCACTCCGACGAACCCCGCTGCCACTCATAAGGATTATCGCTTCAATGTCCAGCCGATGGCCCGAGTCTCGGTCAACAATCCTTATGGCTCGATCTCGGTCAAGCCCTCGACCGGCAATGTGGTAGTGATCAGCGCTGCGCTCGCTTCCGATAAAGTCGAGGTCGACAACAACCTGGTCGGCAATCACGTGGATGTCCGGTCCCACCTGCTGCCGGGCGCAGATGCCCAGTCGGGACGTGTGGACTACGAAATCCAGGTACCCGCCGACGCCGGCATTACGCTGCATTCCACCACCGGCCCGCTGCGCGCCGAAAGACTTCACGGGGATGTGACTCTGGAAGGCGCAGCCGCCACCGTCGAGATTCGCGACATCGTGGGCGGACATGTACACGTGAAAACCCTCAACGGCCCGGTTACCCTTACCAACGTGCAGGACGGCCACATCGAAATCGACTCTTTGAGTGGCGAGGTCACACTCAATGGCGTCACCGGCCCCCTGGTGCAGGTGATTTCGACCAGCGGCAACATCAATTACATTGGCGATTTCGGCGACGGCGGCGACTATCGCTTCACCAGCCACAGCGGCGATATCGAAGCCACCGTACCGGATTCCACCTCGGCCGACGTAAGCGCACGCTCCGTTCGCGGCGAGGTCCACGATGACATTCCTCTCCAACCCAAGGCCCACACCTGGTTCGTCATTAAAGAGGGAAGTGCCTTCTGGGGTACCATCGGTCGAGCCGCTGTGTCATCGACCGTGGTGTTGCGCAGCTTCAATGGTAAAATCCACCTCAGAAAACGCACCGGAAAATAA
- a CDS encoding sigma-70 family RNA polymerase sigma factor, producing the protein MTVRDPKEAQRQGNDSNEAELIERAKHGDAEAFQALYDKHKRRVYSLCLRMTANTAEAEDLTQEAFLQLYRKIGTFRGESAFSTWLHRLSVNVVLMQLRKKSLPVVSLEETTQSGEDDTPKKDFGAEDLALAGSIDRLQLQKAVDDLPPGYRTIFVLHDVEGYEHNEIATIVGCSIGNSKSQLHKARMKLRDLLRMNRAEKAATPEPHER; encoded by the coding sequence TTGACCGTCCGAGACCCAAAAGAAGCGCAGCGACAGGGCAACGACTCGAACGAAGCCGAACTCATCGAGAGGGCCAAGCACGGGGATGCCGAGGCATTCCAGGCTCTTTACGACAAGCATAAGCGGCGCGTTTACTCTCTGTGTCTGCGTATGACGGCGAATACAGCCGAAGCCGAAGACTTGACCCAGGAGGCGTTCCTCCAGCTTTATCGTAAGATTGGAACGTTTCGCGGCGAATCGGCGTTTTCGACCTGGCTGCACCGGCTCTCGGTCAACGTTGTGCTGATGCAGTTGCGCAAGAAGAGCTTGCCGGTGGTTTCGCTCGAAGAAACCACGCAAAGCGGCGAAGACGATACGCCGAAGAAGGATTTCGGGGCAGAAGACCTGGCGTTGGCCGGATCCATCGACCGGCTGCAGTTACAAAAAGCAGTCGACGATCTCCCGCCCGGCTACCGCACGATTTTTGTGCTGCACGACGTTGAAGGTTACGAACATAATGAGATCGCGACGATCGTGGGTTGCTCGATCGGCAACAGCAAGTCGCAACTCCATAAAGCACGCATGAAGCTGCGGGATTTGCTCAGGATGAATCGTGCAGAAAAGGCCGCGACCCCTGAGCCACACGAAAGGTGA
- a CDS encoding ThiF family adenylyltransferase: MISLAQQPKPAQAIANSQPDSKVEQRDERYSRQILFRGIGAQGQRKLAAARVAIVGCGATGSALAVLLARAGVGTLRVIDRDYVEPSNLQRQSLFSEKDAADSLPKAIAAARQIAAFNSQILVQPKVEDLVPANIEALLEEMSLVLDGTDNFETRYLINDFAIDRSIPWIYSAAVGSYGVTLNVLPGQTACMACIFPDSPRGMVETCETSGILNSAVNLVASIAATEALKLLVSAPSPETKTELHEEPLAAWKRCALLSHLRQTLLSFDVWTNEHAEISAAKPRLGCRACGERKLIHLAGEGRPHITLCGRNSVQIHERQRPIDFAEMNRRLAPHGKVRHNDFVLKFWHDPYEMTLFPDGRAIIKGTTDTAVARSLYAKFVGS; encoded by the coding sequence ATGATCTCTTTGGCACAGCAACCCAAACCCGCCCAAGCAATCGCGAATTCGCAGCCGGATTCCAAAGTCGAACAACGTGACGAACGTTATTCACGGCAGATTTTATTCCGCGGCATCGGGGCCCAAGGCCAGCGCAAACTGGCAGCCGCACGGGTGGCGATCGTAGGATGTGGCGCTACGGGCTCCGCTCTGGCCGTACTGCTGGCACGGGCCGGAGTCGGCACTCTGCGTGTCATCGATCGGGATTATGTCGAGCCCAGTAACTTGCAGCGCCAGTCGCTATTCAGCGAGAAAGATGCGGCCGACTCTCTGCCCAAGGCGATTGCCGCCGCCCGCCAGATTGCCGCCTTCAATTCTCAAATCCTGGTTCAACCCAAAGTGGAAGACTTGGTTCCGGCAAATATTGAAGCATTGCTCGAAGAAATGTCGCTAGTTCTGGATGGCACCGATAATTTCGAAACTCGCTACCTGATTAACGACTTTGCCATCGATCGGTCGATTCCGTGGATTTACTCCGCGGCCGTTGGCAGCTATGGCGTAACTTTAAATGTCTTGCCTGGGCAAACGGCATGCATGGCCTGCATCTTTCCGGATTCTCCCCGCGGCATGGTCGAGACTTGCGAGACATCCGGAATCCTCAATTCGGCGGTAAATCTGGTGGCTTCGATTGCCGCGACCGAGGCGCTCAAACTGCTGGTAAGCGCGCCCAGCCCTGAGACTAAGACCGAATTGCACGAAGAGCCCCTCGCAGCATGGAAGCGTTGCGCCCTTCTGAGCCATCTCCGGCAGACGCTGCTGTCGTTCGATGTTTGGACCAATGAACACGCCGAAATCTCTGCCGCCAAGCCACGTCTTGGTTGTCGCGCCTGCGGAGAGCGCAAGCTGATTCATCTCGCCGGCGAAGGCCGTCCTCACATCACCCTTTGCGGAAGAAATTCTGTCCAAATTCATGAGCGCCAGCGCCCCATCGATTTCGCCGAAATGAACCGGCGCCTTGCGCCTCACGGCAAGGTTCGGCACAACGATTTCGTGCTGAAATTCTGGCACGACCCGTATGAAATGACTCTCTTCCCCGACGGCCGCGCCATCATCAAAGGCACCACGGACACGGCTGTAGCACGAAGTTTGTACGCGAAGTTTGTGGGAAGCTAA
- a CDS encoding translocation/assembly module TamB domain-containing protein — protein MNEPAARPRRWWKYLLIAAVVGVIGVLALLWYVTTDSFQSYVRRRMVSEVERITGGRAEIGSFHVVPFRLRVEVRNITVHGTEPPTDVPLAHADRLLAQVKVISFLRTEFGFYSVVLDHPIVHVAIAPDGTTNIPGRKVSRDTSHPTLQDTSQDTSKKTPVEQLFALSIDHLTLRNGELLWADRKVPLDFSVHDAASEMDYSFLRSRYESHLSIGKVDSTFQDFRPFAWSTTMDFSLGPTFVDIKSLKWNSARSSVQASGRISDFREPHVDISYDVCLDLAEASAIARRHDLREGVAEFRGSGRWAFNERTANTTNEFTTSGAVRLRDLSFQDNQIALEKAGVTADYSVTDAQIKLSKLQGKIFAGSFAGDAQVDNWLHSILPPTVYKAKKGGENFPVISAARPAVKKGEKAKLPGVQIGAVRLRLRDVSAGELKLALDEPRHKLNHFHPAGLASGTVDVSWKGSYRDAEVGLALEVSPPLHPSAGELPVTAHIQGKYRAGNDSLELAQFILTTPASRVQASGILAQPSTLHISASTTNLEEWRPVVTALGGPANLPFRVDGNATFNGVAGGTFSAQTLAGTLVAHDFEFTVPATARTPEQVVHWDSLSVDIQFSSHDLSLREGSLRRGDTSAYFDVNALLQNGEFTANTPLRAHVTLQHVDVASTAAFAGFEYPVTGTADASLQIAGTRAHPQAQGYIHAANASIYGESIEKFDADVRISGGENSLNNVLLTYQGVQISGSAAYSPATQGFRFDLGGKNFELARIRQIRLDRLPVEGHADFTLQGSGTLENPEISAAVHLRGLALDHELQGGLDFEAVTKGAEMRLTGRSEFSKGSLALDGTVAMRGDYPANISVRTDHVDLDALWRAYLGGQLTGHSAVAGTITMTGPLRYPQRWKLEGNASDVALDVEHAKLHNQGPIRFTYANQTAHIETAHFVGEGTDVVGHGSIHFAGARELDLAADGQFDLKPLSSLVPDLTTSGLTEVHMTVGGTLSEPLPQGRVDIKNGSANYAGLPSGLSEMNGSLTFTRETVHIDQLTARTGGGTLDLKGDANTYNGQLNFNLSAIGREVRLRYPPGVSSTATAELHWVGNRSSSTVSGDVLVTKLAVTPGFDFGSYLERSRQAVAIAPANSPLYNVKLDVAVRTAPELQMKTAVARLSGDADLRLRGSVARPSVLGRADILEGDATFNGIKFRLERGDITFANPVAIEPQLNLQATTHVRNYDLDVTVTGTPDRLNVNYRSEPPLPKSDIIALLALGRTSEESQQLQQESGGGMFTDEATNLIINQAINSTMSSRMQKLFGVSRIKIDPQGLTTETNPTARGPQVTIEQQFANNVTLTYSTNVSQSTEQIIQGEYYVNRNVSIVGTRDQNGVVSFDVRVRQRKK, from the coding sequence GTGAATGAGCCTGCCGCCAGGCCGCGTCGCTGGTGGAAATATCTCCTGATCGCCGCCGTCGTGGGCGTCATCGGAGTCCTGGCCCTTCTGTGGTACGTCACGACTGATTCCTTTCAGTCCTATGTGCGCCGACGCATGGTTTCCGAAGTGGAGCGCATTACAGGAGGCCGCGCCGAGATCGGTAGCTTCCACGTTGTCCCGTTCCGGCTGCGAGTCGAAGTCCGCAACATCACGGTTCATGGAACGGAGCCTCCAACGGATGTTCCGCTCGCTCATGCCGATCGCTTGCTGGCGCAGGTAAAGGTGATTTCGTTTCTGCGCACCGAGTTCGGTTTCTACTCGGTCGTTCTCGATCACCCAATAGTTCACGTTGCCATTGCTCCGGACGGCACAACGAATATCCCCGGACGCAAAGTGTCGCGCGATACTTCCCATCCGACTTTGCAGGACACTTCCCAGGACACTTCAAAGAAAACTCCCGTTGAGCAGTTGTTCGCGCTGTCGATTGATCATCTCACCCTGCGCAACGGCGAATTGCTCTGGGCCGATCGGAAGGTTCCCTTGGATTTCTCGGTCCATGACGCTGCCTCAGAGATGGACTATTCCTTCCTGCGCAGTCGCTACGAGAGCCATCTCTCGATTGGCAAGGTGGACAGCACGTTCCAGGATTTCCGCCCCTTTGCCTGGAGCACGACCATGGACTTCAGCCTGGGTCCGACCTTTGTTGACATCAAATCATTGAAGTGGAACTCCGCGCGCTCCTCGGTGCAAGCCAGCGGACGCATCAGCGATTTCCGTGAGCCTCACGTCGACATAAGCTACGATGTTTGCCTCGACCTGGCGGAAGCATCCGCCATTGCCCGCCGCCACGATCTGCGTGAAGGCGTCGCCGAGTTCAGGGGCAGCGGTCGCTGGGCATTCAACGAACGGACCGCGAATACAACGAATGAGTTCACGACCTCAGGAGCGGTGAGGCTGCGCGACCTAAGTTTTCAGGACAATCAGATTGCGCTCGAGAAGGCCGGCGTCACTGCGGACTATTCCGTCACCGATGCTCAGATCAAGTTATCGAAATTGCAGGGCAAGATATTCGCGGGAAGTTTCGCGGGTGACGCGCAGGTAGACAACTGGCTGCACAGCATACTGCCGCCCACAGTCTACAAGGCTAAGAAAGGCGGCGAAAATTTCCCGGTGATTTCGGCTGCTCGGCCGGCTGTAAAGAAGGGCGAGAAGGCGAAACTGCCGGGCGTGCAGATCGGCGCGGTGCGGCTTCGCCTGCGCGACGTTTCCGCTGGAGAGCTGAAGCTGGCGTTGGATGAGCCTCGGCATAAACTCAATCATTTTCACCCGGCAGGATTGGCCTCGGGAACCGTGGACGTTTCCTGGAAGGGATCGTATAGGGATGCTGAGGTCGGTCTTGCGCTCGAAGTGAGTCCGCCGCTGCATCCATCTGCCGGCGAACTACCTGTAACCGCGCACATTCAGGGAAAATATCGAGCCGGAAACGATTCCCTTGAACTGGCGCAGTTCATTCTGACCACGCCCGCATCGCGAGTTCAAGCATCCGGAATACTCGCCCAACCTTCCACCCTGCACATTTCCGCTTCGACCACCAACCTGGAAGAATGGCGGCCGGTAGTGACGGCGCTGGGAGGGCCAGCCAATCTGCCCTTCCGCGTGGATGGCAATGCCACGTTCAACGGCGTCGCTGGAGGCACGTTCTCAGCGCAGACTCTGGCCGGAACCCTGGTCGCGCACGATTTCGAATTCACCGTCCCTGCGACCGCGCGCACGCCGGAGCAGGTGGTGCATTGGGATTCTCTTTCCGTCGATATTCAATTCTCCTCACACGACCTTTCACTGCGGGAAGGGAGTCTGCGCCGTGGGGACACCAGCGCATATTTCGATGTCAACGCCCTTCTGCAAAATGGCGAATTCACCGCGAACACTCCCTTGCGGGCGCACGTGACCCTTCAGCATGTGGATGTTGCCTCCACCGCGGCTTTTGCCGGATTCGAATACCCGGTTACGGGCACCGCCGATGCTTCTCTGCAGATCGCGGGAACACGGGCGCATCCTCAGGCGCAAGGATACATCCACGCCGCCAATGCCAGCATCTACGGAGAATCCATCGAAAAGTTCGACGCCGATGTTCGAATTTCCGGCGGCGAGAACTCTCTCAACAATGTTCTCCTCACCTACCAGGGGGTTCAGATTTCCGGCAGCGCTGCCTATTCGCCGGCAACGCAGGGTTTCCGGTTTGACCTGGGTGGAAAGAATTTCGAGCTCGCGCGAATTCGCCAGATCCGTCTCGACCGCCTGCCCGTGGAGGGCCATGCTGACTTCACTCTCCAGGGGTCGGGAACACTCGAGAACCCCGAGATCAGCGCCGCCGTCCATTTGCGCGGTCTGGCGCTCGATCACGAACTTCAGGGTGGGCTGGATTTCGAAGCCGTGACCAAGGGCGCCGAAATGCGATTGACTGGGCGCTCGGAATTTTCCAAGGGCTCGCTCGCGCTGGATGGTACGGTCGCAATGCGTGGAGATTATCCCGCGAACATTTCGGTACGCACCGATCATGTCGATCTGGATGCGCTCTGGCGAGCCTACCTGGGCGGCCAACTTACGGGCCACTCGGCCGTTGCCGGCACCATCACCATGACCGGTCCGCTGCGTTATCCCCAGCGCTGGAAGCTAGAGGGCAATGCGAGTGATGTGGCCTTGGATGTGGAGCACGCCAAACTGCATAATCAGGGGCCTATACGATTCACGTATGCCAACCAGACCGCACACATCGAAACGGCGCACTTTGTAGGGGAGGGAACCGACGTGGTGGGGCACGGCTCCATCCACTTTGCCGGAGCACGGGAACTCGATCTGGCGGCCGACGGACAATTTGACCTTAAGCCTTTGAGCAGTCTTGTTCCCGATCTCACCACCTCCGGGCTTACTGAGGTCCACATGACGGTAGGGGGGACGCTCAGCGAACCGTTGCCGCAAGGCCGCGTGGACATCAAGAATGGCAGCGCCAACTATGCCGGCTTGCCCAGCGGCCTGAGCGAGATGAATGGCTCGCTCACCTTCACCCGCGAAACCGTGCATATCGACCAACTGACGGCGCGCACCGGCGGCGGCACGCTCGACCTGAAGGGCGACGCTAACACCTACAACGGGCAGCTCAATTTCAACCTCTCGGCAATCGGGCGAGAAGTGAGGCTTCGCTATCCGCCAGGGGTGAGTTCCACGGCGACCGCGGAATTGCACTGGGTTGGGAACCGCTCGTCGTCTACGGTTTCCGGGGACGTGCTGGTCACCAAGCTGGCAGTGACGCCTGGCTTTGATTTTGGCTCATATCTTGAACGCAGCCGTCAGGCGGTGGCGATTGCTCCAGCCAATTCACCGCTGTACAACGTCAAGTTGGACGTTGCCGTCCGGACGGCGCCTGAGTTACAAATGAAGACCGCCGTTGCGCGACTTTCGGGCGACGCCGATCTTCGGCTGCGTGGGTCAGTGGCGCGTCCCAGCGTGCTCGGCCGGGCCGACATTCTGGAAGGCGATGCCACGTTCAACGGCATCAAATTCCGGCTGGAGCGGGGCGATATCACGTTTGCGAATCCCGTGGCGATCGAGCCCCAGCTCAATCTGCAAGCAACGACGCACGTGCGCAACTACGATCTTGACGTTACCGTCACGGGAACGCCGGATCGCTTGAACGTGAACTACCGTTCCGAACCGCCGCTGCCCAAGTCGGACATCATCGCGCTGCTGGCGCTGGGGCGCACGAGCGAAGAGTCTCAGCAGTTGCAGCAGGAGTCGGGAGGAGGCATGTTCACCGACGAGGCCACCAATTTGATCATCAATCAGGCCATCAACTCGACGATGAGCAGCCGCATGCAGAAGCTCTTCGGAGTGAGCCGGATCAAGATTGATCCGCAGGGCCTGACCACGGAAACCAATCCCACCGCCCGCGGCCCGCAGGTCACCATTGAACAACAGTTCGCCAATAACGTTACCCTCACCTACAGCACGAACGTTTCCCAGAGTACAGAGCAGATTATTCAGGGTGAATACTATGTAAATCGCAATGTTTCGATCGTGGGCACGCGCGATCAAAACGGTGTGGTCAGCTTCGATGTGCGCGTGCGGCAGCGAAAGAAATAA